The Sulfurospirillum halorespirans DSM 13726 genome has a window encoding:
- a CDS encoding c-type cytochrome, with protein sequence MNWLNDNVNALSLLGAAAIIILTGFVVGKYVKQMKTDKSTGELAKENWDGIGEYKNPLPIGWALSFIGVMVWSAWYFLAGYPLNAYSQIGEYNEEVQSHATKFETKFANPDQATLMNMGEGVFLVQCAPCHGVTGDGMNGKAANLGKWGNEEAMVASILNGAKGSNYPLGEMPAGLLDAESAKAVAAYVMQEVSSVKKTKNPALVESGKALWATCAACHGDDGKGMAGSAPDLSVYGNAKFVVNVLGTGKKGAIGSMPQFNDGRLTNVQKAAVGTYVSSLVK encoded by the coding sequence ATGAATTGGCTGAATGACAATGTAAATGCGTTATCATTGCTTGGTGCAGCAGCAATTATAATTCTCACTGGTTTTGTTGTTGGTAAATATGTAAAACAGATGAAAACCGACAAAAGTACTGGAGAATTAGCAAAAGAGAATTGGGATGGCATCGGCGAATATAAAAATCCACTCCCTATTGGTTGGGCACTCTCCTTTATAGGTGTTATGGTATGGTCAGCATGGTATTTCCTTGCAGGGTATCCTCTTAATGCCTATTCACAAATTGGTGAGTACAATGAAGAAGTGCAAAGCCATGCAACGAAATTTGAAACAAAATTTGCGAATCCAGATCAAGCAACCCTTATGAATATGGGCGAGGGTGTTTTCTTGGTACAATGTGCTCCTTGTCATGGTGTGACAGGTGATGGAATGAATGGCAAAGCTGCAAATCTTGGCAAATGGGGAAATGAAGAGGCGATGGTTGCTTCAATTCTTAATGGAGCTAAAGGTTCAAATTATCCTCTTGGCGAAATGCCAGCAGGGCTTTTGGATGCTGAAAGCGCAAAAGCGGTTGCAGCCTATGTTATGCAAGAAGTTTCGTCCGTTAAGAAAACCAAAAACCCTGCATTAGTTGAGAGTGGCAAAGCGTTGTGGGCTACATGTGCTGCATGTCATGGTGACGACGGTAAAGGTATGGCTGGAAGTGCTCCCGATCTTAGTGTGTATGGCAATGCTAAATTTGTTGTCAATGTCCTAGGCACTGGCAAAAAAGGCGCTATTGGTAGTATGCCACAGTTTAACGATGGACGCTTAACCAATGTTCAAAAAGCAGCGGTTGGCACGTATGTCAGCTCTTTAGTAAAATAA
- a CDS encoding cytochrome c oxidase, cbb3-type, CcoQ subunit produces METIREIQAYAYVVATVFLVIVMYSYLYHLYRAEKKGTRNYEKYGDLALHDRIDDAPLEDRTPSNKEKE; encoded by the coding sequence ATGGAAACCATTAGAGAGATTCAAGCATATGCGTATGTGGTAGCAACAGTTTTTTTGGTCATTGTTATGTACAGTTATCTGTACCATCTTTACAGGGCTGAAAAAAAGGGTACGCGAAACTACGAAAAATATGGCGATCTTGCCTTGCATGATCGTATTGATGATGCTCCACTTGAAGACCGTACTCCATCAAACAAAGAGAAAGAATAA
- the ccoO gene encoding cytochrome-c oxidase, cbb3-type subunit II, whose product MFHWLERNPFFFAVGVFLVIAYAGVVTILPDFMESARPVTGTKPYTVLELAGRQVYIKDSCNACHSQLIRPFKSETDRYGMYSLSGEYAYDRPFLWGSKRTGPDLMRVGNYRTSDWHEYHMARPTDVVPGSIMPAYKHMFKNVADVDTAYAEALTVKKVFNAPYDQPDMPKLGTHEEAKKAVMEEAALIVADMKSQEVKEAFKRGEIKEIVALIAYLNSLK is encoded by the coding sequence ATGTTTCATTGGTTAGAGAGAAACCCATTCTTTTTTGCGGTAGGTGTATTTTTAGTGATTGCGTATGCGGGTGTTGTCACCATTCTTCCAGACTTTATGGAGAGTGCGCGTCCTGTAACAGGAACAAAACCGTATACTGTATTGGAGCTTGCGGGTCGTCAAGTTTATATTAAAGATAGCTGTAATGCATGTCATTCACAGCTGATTCGCCCTTTCAAATCTGAGACAGACCGTTATGGTATGTACTCACTCAGTGGCGAATATGCGTACGATAGACCATTCCTTTGGGGTTCTAAAAGAACGGGACCAGATTTGATGAGGGTTGGAAACTACCGTACCAGTGATTGGCATGAATACCATATGGCAAGACCAACTGATGTTGTGCCAGGCTCTATCATGCCAGCATATAAACATATGTTTAAAAATGTTGCAGATGTTGATACCGCCTATGCAGAAGCATTAACGGTCAAAAAAGTTTTCAATGCGCCTTATGATCAACCGGATATGCCTAAACTTGGTACCCATGAAGAGGCTAAAAAAGCTGTCATGGAAGAAGCAGCACTCATTGTTGCGGATATGAAAAGCCAAGAGGTAAAAGAGGCATTTAAACGTGGTGAGATCAAAGAGATTGTGGCACTTATTGCCTATCTCAATAGCTTAAAATAA
- the ccoN gene encoding cytochrome-c oxidase, cbb3-type subunit I, whose amino-acid sequence MQARDALNYDYSVAKCFTYAAILFGIVGMLIGVVIAYQMAFPELNYLADEYGTFSRLRPLHTSGVIFGFLLSGIFATWYYIGQRVLKVSMAESPFLMIIAKLHFWLYMILMTIAVVSLFMGIGTSKEYAELEWPLDILVVVVWVLWGVSIFGLVGIRREKTLYISMWYFIATFLGVAMLYLFNNMEVPTYFVAGTGKWYHSVSMYAGTNDAMVQWWYGHNAVAFIFTVPIIAMIYYFLPKESGQPVFSYKLSLLSFWGLMFVYLWAGGHHLIYSTVPDWVQTMGSIFSIILILPSWGSAINILLTMKGQWGQLKENPLVKLMIFASTFYMFSTLEGPILAIKSVNALAHFTDWIPGHVHDGTLGWVGFMIMAALYHMAPRMFQREIYSKKLIEAQFWIQTTGIVLYFSSMWIAGITQGMMWRATDQFGNLAYSFIDTVTVLIPYYAIRATGGLLYLIGFFMFTYNIYKTMTASKAIESEPQNASPMSA is encoded by the coding sequence ATGCAGGCTAGAGATGCATTGAACTATGACTATTCAGTAGCCAAATGTTTTACCTACGCAGCGATCCTTTTTGGAATCGTTGGTATGTTAATAGGTGTGGTTATCGCCTATCAGATGGCTTTCCCTGAGTTGAATTACTTAGCAGATGAATACGGTACTTTTAGTCGTTTAAGACCGCTTCATACTTCAGGAGTAATTTTTGGATTCTTACTAAGCGGAATCTTTGCAACATGGTACTATATTGGGCAAAGAGTACTCAAGGTTTCGATGGCAGAATCACCCTTTCTTATGATCATTGCGAAGCTTCATTTTTGGCTTTACATGATCTTAATGACCATCGCAGTTGTTTCTCTTTTTATGGGTATTGGTACCTCTAAAGAGTATGCAGAATTAGAGTGGCCATTAGACATTCTTGTTGTTGTCGTATGGGTATTATGGGGTGTTAGTATTTTTGGTTTGGTGGGAATCAGACGTGAAAAAACACTGTATATCTCTATGTGGTACTTTATTGCAACCTTCTTAGGTGTTGCAATGTTGTATCTTTTCAATAACATGGAGGTTCCAACCTACTTTGTTGCAGGTACAGGAAAATGGTATCACTCTGTTTCAATGTATGCGGGAACCAATGATGCAATGGTTCAATGGTGGTATGGGCACAATGCGGTAGCCTTTATTTTCACCGTGCCTATTATTGCGATGATCTATTATTTCTTACCAAAAGAGTCTGGTCAACCCGTCTTCTCTTATAAACTCTCCCTTCTCTCTTTCTGGGGTTTGATGTTCGTTTACCTTTGGGCAGGTGGACACCACCTTATTTACTCAACGGTGCCTGACTGGGTTCAAACCATGGGTTCAATCTTCTCAATTATTTTAATTCTTCCATCATGGGGTAGTGCGATTAACATTCTCCTTACGATGAAAGGACAATGGGGTCAACTTAAAGAGAATCCATTGGTTAAATTAATGATTTTTGCTTCAACATTCTATATGTTTAGTACACTCGAAGGTCCAATCTTGGCAATCAAATCTGTGAATGCCCTTGCGCACTTTACAGACTGGATTCCTGGACACGTTCATGATGGTACCTTAGGCTGGGTTGGTTTTATGATTATGGCTGCACTTTACCATATGGCACCTCGCATGTTCCAACGTGAAATTTACAGTAAAAAATTGATCGAGGCACAATTCTGGATTCAAACAACCGGTATCGTCTTGTACTTCTCAAGTATGTGGATTGCAGGTATTACGCAAGGTATGATGTGGAGAGCAACGGATCAATTTGGTAACCTTGCTTATTCATTTATCGATACCGTAACCGTACTGATTCCTTATTATGCAATTCGTGCAACGGGTGGTTTATTGTACCTTATCGGTTTCTTTATGTTTACGTACAATATCTATAAAACAATGACTGCAAGTAAAGCTATTGAGTCTGAACCTCAAAATGCTTCACCTATGTCAGCGTAA
- a CDS encoding response regulator transcription factor produces the protein MSGLSKLTVLFVEDEEDLREALESAIGDEFTKFIVARDGDDGLKKFKKYKPDIVITDIMMPVMDGLMMAKEIKHISKHTPIIVLSAFSEKERLLEAIDVGIDKYLIKPIDPDELMKTLQLVSKEMLDQSDIVELGFGYQFDKSRRVLVKEGQTIFLTKKELLFISILVKNLGVFVLHEEIKKYVWTNKKVTDSAIRTFIKRVREKTDKEFIKNIPGLGYKINT, from the coding sequence ATGAGTGGATTGTCAAAATTGACGGTTTTGTTTGTCGAGGATGAAGAAGATCTAAGAGAGGCTTTAGAGAGTGCCATTGGAGATGAATTTACGAAGTTTATTGTCGCACGTGATGGCGATGATGGATTGAAGAAATTTAAAAAATATAAGCCCGATATTGTCATAACCGACATTATGATGCCCGTTATGGATGGCTTAATGATGGCAAAAGAGATCAAACATATCTCTAAACATACGCCTATTATTGTGTTGAGTGCTTTCAGCGAAAAAGAGAGGCTTCTTGAAGCCATTGATGTAGGTATCGATAAATACCTCATTAAACCGATTGATCCAGATGAGCTTATGAAAACATTGCAATTGGTCTCAAAAGAGATGCTCGACCAAAGTGATATTGTGGAACTTGGCTTTGGATACCAGTTTGATAAGAGCCGAAGAGTGCTTGTTAAAGAGGGACAAACTATTTTCTTGACGAAAAAAGAGTTACTTTTTATCTCAATCTTGGTTAAAAACTTAGGTGTCTTTGTACTGCATGAAGAGATCAAAAAGTATGTTTGGACAAACAAAAAAGTAACAGACTCAGCTATTCGCACCTTTATTAAGCGTGTACGCGAGAAAACCGACAAAGAGTTTATCAAGAACATTCCAGGCCTTGGCTACAAAATCAACACGTAA
- a CDS encoding PAS domain-containing sensor histidine kinase, giving the protein MKLEQYQSAIESSNIISKTDIFGIITFVNDEFCKISGYSKEELVGKNHNIVRHPDVPASSFKQLWQTILQKQTYKSTVKNLAKDGSTFYVNTTVFPILDENGDIEEFIAIRYDVTESVRLSEALITKDEELEELNATLEQRVQEQTKALMELNQTLEERIKEEVEKNREKDRFLFQQSRLASMGEMIANIAHQWRQPLSELNITLYKMNKLYRLQNEGKGVEFEDSYTHAKKIVSKMSETIEDFRNFFSPDRQSEDFALSLVAQEAMDIMRGTLEKNEIEMRLNVKSDAHIRGYFNEFSQVLINLINNTIDAFCHNNIKNRLIYIEIDTSALGDAIIKVCDNAGGIEEAILDKIFEPYFTTKHASAGTGLGLYMSKMIINNSMKGFIVAANCNDGVCFTITIPLVKE; this is encoded by the coding sequence ATGAAATTAGAACAATACCAAAGCGCTATTGAGAGCAGTAATATCATCTCAAAAACTGATATTTTTGGCATCATCACCTTTGTTAATGATGAATTTTGTAAAATTTCGGGCTACAGCAAAGAAGAGTTGGTTGGGAAAAATCATAACATTGTAAGACACCCTGATGTTCCTGCATCGTCATTTAAACAACTCTGGCAAACCATTCTTCAAAAGCAAACCTATAAATCAACGGTGAAAAACTTAGCAAAAGATGGCAGTACTTTTTATGTCAATACAACCGTTTTTCCTATTTTGGATGAAAATGGCGACATCGAAGAGTTCATTGCGATTCGTTATGATGTGACAGAGAGCGTTCGCTTAAGTGAAGCATTGATTACCAAAGATGAAGAGCTTGAAGAGCTCAATGCCACGCTTGAACAAAGGGTTCAAGAGCAAACCAAAGCCTTAATGGAGCTCAATCAGACATTAGAAGAGCGCATTAAAGAAGAGGTTGAAAAGAACCGTGAAAAAGACCGTTTTTTGTTTCAGCAGTCCCGCCTTGCCTCAATGGGGGAGATGATCGCCAATATCGCACATCAATGGAGACAACCGCTCTCGGAGCTTAATATCACGCTGTATAAGATGAATAAACTCTATCGCCTTCAAAATGAAGGTAAAGGGGTGGAGTTTGAGGACAGTTACACGCATGCTAAAAAAATTGTCTCTAAAATGTCTGAAACCATTGAAGATTTTCGTAATTTTTTTAGCCCTGATCGTCAAAGTGAAGATTTTGCACTCAGTCTTGTGGCACAAGAGGCGATGGACATTATGCGAGGAACCTTAGAAAAAAATGAGATAGAGATGCGCCTTAATGTCAAAAGTGACGCGCATATTAGGGGTTATTTCAATGAGTTTTCGCAAGTATTGATTAATTTAATCAATAATACAATTGATGCCTTTTGCCACAACAACATAAAAAATAGATTAATTTATATTGAAATTGACACATCTGCGCTTGGAGATGCTATAATTAAAGTCTGCGATAATGCTGGTGGAATTGAAGAAGCTATTTTAGATAAGATTTTTGAGCCGTATTTTACAACAAAGCATGCCAGTGCGGGAACAGGCTTGGGGCTTTATATGAGCAAAATGATTATCAACAATAGCATGAAAGGATTTATCGTTGCAGCTAATTGCAATGATGGAGTCTGTTTTACCATCACGATCCCTTTAGTTAAAGAGTAA
- a CDS encoding sulfite exporter TauE/SafE family protein: protein MCGGFVMAYSSAKIDTSASSLRQFFAHLSYNLGRISSYTFLGMIFGGIGSVFTFSSHLNGYFYFAIGILMVLMGLSMMGKIKFLTSLEATIAFNPFIKTLFSKLIHSKTMASFYGLGVLNGFLPCGLVYFFLAAAATSGSFLGGGLIMALFGLATMPAMLGLGFVVGFLKGSGFREVMIKIASLIIMGYGIYMAYLGYTAAIA, encoded by the coding sequence ATGTGTGGCGGGTTTGTCATGGCGTACAGCAGCGCCAAGATTGATACCTCTGCCTCTTCATTACGCCAATTTTTCGCACACCTCAGTTACAATCTAGGCAGAATCAGTTCGTACACGTTCTTAGGAATGATTTTTGGTGGGATTGGCAGTGTTTTTACCTTCTCCTCGCACCTCAATGGCTATTTTTACTTTGCTATTGGCATCTTGATGGTGTTGATGGGACTTTCCATGATGGGAAAAATAAAATTTCTAACCTCACTTGAAGCAACGATCGCCTTTAATCCCTTCATTAAAACACTCTTTTCCAAACTAATTCACTCTAAAACCATGGCTAGTTTTTACGGGTTAGGTGTGCTAAATGGTTTTTTACCGTGTGGATTGGTCTATTTCTTCTTAGCCGCGGCCGCCACTTCAGGTTCATTCCTTGGCGGTGGACTGATCATGGCGCTGTTTGGCCTGGCCACGATGCCAGCGATGCTAGGGCTTGGTTTTGTGGTAGGTTTTCTCAAAGGCAGTGGTTTTCGCGAAGTGATGATTAAGATTGCCTCTTTGATTATTATGGGATACGGTATTTACATGGCGTATCTTGGATATACAGCAGCCATCGCATGA
- the carA gene encoding glutamine-hydrolyzing carbamoyl-phosphate synthase small subunit: MMLKPVWIYLENGVFLEAKSFGFEGSKTGEIVFNTSMSGYQEIMSDPSYAGQFVVFTMPEIGIVGCNENDMESSTIYASGMLVRSLNETPSNFRSHETLPEFLKEYKSMGICDIDTRYLTKMIRDSGPKMMIASTEVSDLATLKAMLEKSPRIEDVNYIEKVSTPKSYLHVNGVWNPEAQTYNATPKRIGKKILAVDLGIKRNILNELCEVGLDVEVVPHDFSADDVIARYKKGDIHGLFLSNGPGDPLILKNEAAEISKLIEAKVPIFAICLGHQLLSIAHGYPTYKLKFGQHGGNHPVKNMKNNVVEITTQNHNYNVPDTICKVARITHVNLFDNTIEGLEYHDSPIFSVQHHPEASSGPHESKYIFQEFANRL; encoded by the coding sequence ATGATGTTAAAACCTGTATGGATTTATCTTGAAAATGGCGTTTTCTTAGAAGCAAAAAGTTTTGGCTTTGAAGGTTCAAAAACAGGCGAGATCGTTTTTAATACCTCTATGAGCGGTTATCAAGAGATTATGAGTGATCCAAGTTATGCGGGACAATTCGTTGTTTTTACGATGCCTGAGATTGGCATTGTTGGCTGTAATGAAAATGATATGGAAAGTTCGACGATTTATGCGAGTGGTATGTTGGTGCGAAGCCTCAATGAGACACCTTCAAACTTTCGCTCACATGAGACATTGCCTGAGTTTTTGAAAGAATATAAGAGCATGGGTATTTGCGACATTGATACACGCTATTTGACTAAAATGATTCGCGATTCTGGGCCTAAGATGATGATCGCTTCGACAGAAGTGAGTGATCTTGCAACACTCAAAGCGATGCTTGAAAAAAGTCCTCGCATCGAAGATGTGAACTATATTGAAAAAGTAAGCACGCCAAAATCCTATTTACATGTAAACGGTGTTTGGAACCCAGAAGCACAAACGTATAATGCCACGCCAAAGCGCATTGGTAAGAAAATCTTAGCCGTTGATCTGGGTATTAAGCGCAATATTTTAAATGAACTTTGTGAAGTCGGACTCGATGTTGAGGTTGTACCGCATGATTTTAGTGCAGACGATGTGATCGCTCGCTATAAAAAAGGTGACATTCACGGACTCTTTTTATCCAATGGTCCTGGCGATCCACTGATTTTGAAAAATGAAGCAGCAGAGATTAGCAAATTGATTGAGGCGAAAGTGCCTATTTTTGCCATTTGTTTGGGACATCAATTGCTCTCCATTGCGCATGGTTATCCTACGTATAAACTCAAATTTGGGCAACACGGTGGCAACCATCCGGTTAAAAATATGAAAAACAATGTGGTTGAAATTACCACGCAAAACCACAATTACAATGTACCTGATACCATCTGTAAGGTTGCTCGCATTACGCATGTCAATCTTTTTGACAATACGATTGAAGGTCTTGAATACCATGATTCTCCGATCTTTTCTGTGCAGCATCACCCCGAAGCGAGCTCAGGGCCACACGAGAGTAAATACATTTTCCAAGAGTTTGCCAACAGACTCTAA
- a CDS encoding DUF507 family protein, which produces MKIRLPHAPYIANKIAIDILNCGFVTMLKGLEPIVKVAEDLIVADIKQETALEERVTEILDQNEDEMEFQRVDRRSMFWLIKKKLAHEFGVILSYEDRYNEIAHKILEISWKTGLIEYNVTENRVKNVVYTAIETYVANFQGIEDDVAEKISNYKRKLVPGSEEYDLIFEKLYEEELRRRGMLV; this is translated from the coding sequence ATGAAAATCAGATTGCCTCATGCCCCTTATATTGCCAATAAAATAGCGATCGATATTTTAAATTGTGGTTTTGTTACCATGCTTAAGGGCTTAGAGCCTATTGTAAAAGTCGCAGAGGATTTGATTGTTGCCGATATTAAACAAGAGACTGCGCTTGAAGAGCGTGTAACAGAGATTTTAGACCAAAATGAAGATGAGATGGAGTTTCAAAGGGTTGACCGCAGAAGTATGTTTTGGTTGATCAAGAAAAAACTAGCCCATGAGTTTGGTGTTATTTTGTCGTACGAAGATCGATACAACGAAATTGCCCATAAAATTTTAGAGATCAGTTGGAAAACAGGATTAATTGAGTACAACGTGACAGAAAACCGCGTTAAAAACGTTGTGTATACGGCGATTGAGACCTATGTTGCCAATTTTCAAGGTATTGAAGATGATGTGGCGGAGAAAATTTCCAATTATAAACGAAAATTAGTGCCAGGCTCTGAAGAGTATGATCTGATTTTTGAAAAGCTCTATGAAGAAGAACTCAGAAGAAGAGGGATGTTAGTATGA
- a CDS encoding MotE family protein has translation MKHVWIVLVTTMLGAETIDCTQIFENRKVELLHEVEKIDEARQSFEALQAATNALFEKQKSALKEKESALAKTKEQIDAKEKQIALMLEENKKLLEQVEAKKNDKLDETYIKMKDAAAAAIVEKLPVHEGAAIMFGLPAKKVSQILAKMNPQIASEITQQLKKGPPFVENNQTKE, from the coding sequence ATGAAGCATGTGTGGATCGTGTTGGTAACAACGATGTTAGGGGCAGAGACGATTGATTGCACACAAATTTTTGAGAATCGAAAAGTGGAATTACTGCACGAAGTAGAGAAGATTGATGAGGCGCGCCAATCGTTTGAAGCCTTGCAAGCTGCCACGAATGCACTGTTTGAAAAACAAAAAAGTGCGCTTAAAGAAAAAGAGAGTGCACTCGCAAAAACCAAAGAGCAGATCGACGCCAAAGAGAAACAGATCGCTTTAATGTTGGAAGAGAATAAAAAGCTTTTAGAGCAGGTAGAAGCAAAGAAAAATGATAAGTTGGATGAAACCTACATCAAGATGAAAGACGCTGCGGCTGCGGCGATTGTCGAGAAGCTTCCTGTGCATGAGGGAGCTGCAATTATGTTTGGACTGCCGGCGAAAAAAGTCTCACAAATTCTGGCAAAGATGAATCCTCAAATTGCCTCAGAAATTACACAACAGCTTAAAAAAGGGCCTCCTTTTGTAGAGAACAACCAAACAAAAGAGTGA
- a CDS encoding flagellar export protein FliJ, translating into MKSQFSKIAKIRKQKRDTIEKELMKSQNKERMLSHKITTLYEDIAAVQMPKEGLVTMLLMVNEQKNILSREKKRCEQELYTVQRATKKLQIEYQKAHVEYEKIKYLEEQELQALMDKIKREEQLYLDEISTMLFAGQLTKKGHE; encoded by the coding sequence ATGAAAAGTCAGTTCTCAAAGATCGCTAAAATTCGTAAACAAAAGCGCGATACGATTGAGAAAGAGCTGATGAAAAGCCAAAATAAAGAGCGTATGCTTTCCCATAAAATCACGACGCTGTATGAAGATATTGCTGCTGTGCAGATGCCAAAAGAGGGGCTAGTTACCATGCTTTTGATGGTCAATGAGCAAAAAAATATCTTAAGTCGTGAAAAAAAACGGTGTGAGCAAGAGCTTTACACCGTTCAGCGCGCAACGAAAAAACTTCAAATCGAATACCAAAAAGCGCACGTTGAATATGAAAAAATTAAATACCTCGAAGAGCAAGAGTTGCAAGCGTTAATGGATAAAATCAAACGTGAAGAACAGCTCTATTTGGATGAAATATCAACGATGTTGTTTGCAGGTCAACTCACTAAAAAAGGTCACGAATGA
- a CDS encoding adenylosuccinate synthase has translation MKADMIVGIQWGDEGKGKIVDLMAQHYDVVCRYQGGHNAGHTIWVDGVRYALHLIPSGILNPKALNVIGNGVVVCPEALIKEMAQFDKLEGRLFVSDKAHMILNHHILIDQAKEKLRGAKAIGTTGRGIGPSYGSKIERSGHRLGELRDTEKLTLALVEFYDENRALFSALGIVTPNYETLKKELDGYAKVLLPFLTDTTHMIWTCLDENKKVLLEGAQGTMLDIDHGTYPFVTSSNTISAGACVGLGLNPKDIGKVTGIVKAYCTRVGNGPFPTEDFGAEGDQLREKGHEYGTSTGRARRCGWFDAVACRYASRINGCDDLAIMKLDVLDGFESIKVCVAYEVNGKRVETLPEDLENLKPIYEELPGWESVVGCRKFEDLPETAKTYLKRLEVLTGTKIGLISTSPDRNDTIIL, from the coding sequence ATGAAAGCGGATATGATTGTTGGGATTCAGTGGGGCGATGAGGGAAAAGGGAAGATTGTTGATCTTATGGCACAACATTACGATGTCGTGTGCCGCTACCAAGGCGGACACAATGCCGGTCACACGATCTGGGTTGATGGCGTACGTTACGCGCTTCACTTAATTCCCTCTGGTATTTTAAATCCCAAAGCACTCAATGTCATTGGCAATGGCGTCGTCGTTTGTCCTGAAGCACTCATTAAAGAGATGGCACAGTTTGATAAACTGGAAGGTCGTCTGTTTGTGAGTGACAAAGCGCATATGATTTTAAATCACCACATTTTGATTGATCAAGCCAAAGAGAAACTACGAGGTGCTAAAGCCATTGGTACAACAGGTCGGGGCATTGGACCAAGTTATGGTAGCAAAATTGAGCGTAGTGGACACCGTTTGGGAGAGCTTCGCGATACCGAAAAACTCACCCTTGCTTTGGTTGAATTTTACGATGAAAACCGAGCGCTTTTCAGTGCCCTTGGCATCGTAACGCCCAATTATGAGACGCTTAAAAAAGAGTTAGATGGCTATGCGAAAGTACTTTTACCGTTCTTAACAGACACAACCCATATGATTTGGACATGTCTGGATGAGAATAAAAAAGTGTTGTTAGAGGGTGCTCAAGGTACGATGCTTGATATTGACCATGGAACCTATCCGTTTGTAACGAGTTCAAACACGATCAGTGCAGGTGCGTGTGTTGGTTTGGGACTCAATCCTAAAGATATTGGCAAAGTGACGGGCATTGTTAAAGCGTACTGTACACGTGTGGGAAATGGGCCTTTCCCAACAGAAGATTTTGGAGCCGAGGGTGATCAATTGCGCGAAAAAGGGCATGAATATGGTACGTCTACAGGGCGTGCGCGCCGTTGCGGTTGGTTTGACGCGGTGGCATGTCGTTATGCCAGTCGCATCAACGGCTGTGATGATCTTGCCATTATGAAACTCGATGTGTTAGATGGATTTGAGAGTATCAAAGTGTGCGTCGCCTATGAAGTCAATGGAAAAAGAGTTGAAACCTTGCCTGAGGATTTGGAGAATCTTAAACCGATTTATGAAGAGCTTCCAGGTTGGGAGAGTGTTGTGGGATGTCGTAAGTTTGAAGATCTCCCTGAAACGGCTAAAACCTATCTCAAACGCCTTGAAGTTTTAACGGGAACCAAAATAGGACTTATCTCCACAAGTCCCGATAGAAACGATACAATTATACTTTAA